From Brucella pseudogrignonensis, a single genomic window includes:
- the dnaG gene encoding DNA primase, whose protein sequence is MRFPPSFLDEIRDRVPISTLIGTRVSFDRKKSNPSKGDFWGCCPFHGEKTPSFHCEDRKGRYHCFGCGVTGDHFKFLTELEGASFPEAVERVADMAGVPMPERDPEMEKREAQRATLFDVMELAAQFFESQLQVAAGAKARAYLRDRGLSSATQQTFRIGYAPESRNALKEFLASKGVAKDQIEACGLVVHGEGIAVSYDRFRDRIMFPIEDLRGRIIAFGGRALSADAPAKYLNSPETELFHKGRILYNGLRARKACQAQGGEEAKPIIAVEGYMDVIALAQAGIHQAVAPLGTALTEEQLELLWRISPEPILCFDGDGAGLRAAHRAADLGLPSLQPGKSLRFAMLPEGQDPDDLVKAEGPSAFYAVLRDAKPLVDMVWTRETASGVFDTPERRAELEARLREITNRIANEDIRRHYSQEMRDRAQAFFGQRRQSNGGNTFNRDKAKGRGAQQQGRGGAAFGGRMAFSDSLTRSNMVKGRNAPARETAIVLMLLNHPRLIEEDFEAMSTLDFEHDALRVLHFAMLDVLASDHVQDGFAMRKALVAAGHGEAIESLEAMVRRTREWTATAQAAEDDVREALKQALHLHQRARTLHRELRAVEASLDTDETGEVFARLIDIQKQIAQAEATEALIDGFGLSSGRAPGAS, encoded by the coding sequence ATGCGTTTTCCGCCGTCATTCCTTGATGAGATCAGAGATCGCGTGCCGATTTCGACGCTGATCGGAACGCGTGTTTCATTTGATCGTAAGAAAAGCAATCCGTCAAAGGGCGACTTTTGGGGCTGCTGCCCGTTTCATGGCGAGAAGACACCGAGTTTTCACTGTGAAGACCGCAAGGGCCGTTATCATTGCTTTGGCTGTGGCGTAACGGGCGATCATTTCAAGTTTTTGACTGAGCTTGAAGGTGCGAGTTTTCCTGAAGCGGTTGAGCGCGTTGCCGATATGGCAGGTGTGCCGATGCCTGAGCGTGATCCAGAAATGGAAAAGCGCGAAGCGCAACGTGCAACGCTGTTCGATGTTATGGAGCTTGCCGCCCAGTTTTTCGAAAGTCAGTTGCAGGTTGCTGCTGGTGCCAAGGCGCGAGCCTATTTGCGTGACCGCGGGCTTTCGAGTGCTACGCAGCAGACATTCCGCATTGGTTATGCCCCTGAATCGCGCAATGCGCTGAAAGAGTTTTTAGCGTCCAAAGGCGTTGCAAAAGATCAGATTGAGGCTTGTGGCCTGGTGGTGCACGGTGAAGGCATTGCTGTTTCCTATGACCGCTTCCGTGATCGGATCATGTTTCCGATTGAGGATCTGCGCGGACGGATCATTGCATTTGGTGGTCGCGCACTTTCTGCTGATGCGCCTGCGAAGTATCTGAACTCGCCAGAAACTGAACTCTTTCACAAGGGCCGCATCCTTTATAACGGCTTGCGTGCACGAAAAGCTTGTCAGGCACAGGGCGGTGAAGAAGCAAAGCCGATCATTGCGGTTGAAGGCTATATGGATGTGATCGCGCTTGCACAGGCTGGCATTCATCAGGCAGTTGCACCGCTCGGTACTGCGTTGACGGAAGAGCAGCTCGAATTGTTGTGGCGCATCAGCCCTGAGCCGATCCTTTGCTTTGATGGTGACGGTGCGGGTTTGCGGGCAGCGCATCGCGCGGCGGATCTTGGGCTTCCGAGCTTGCAGCCGGGAAAGTCGCTTCGTTTTGCGATGCTACCCGAGGGGCAAGACCCGGACGATCTGGTCAAGGCGGAAGGTCCGTCGGCGTTTTACGCGGTGTTGCGCGATGCAAAGCCGCTGGTTGATATGGTCTGGACGCGGGAAACAGCGAGCGGTGTTTTTGATACGCCGGAGCGTCGTGCGGAGCTTGAAGCAAGGTTGCGCGAAATCACCAATCGTATCGCGAATGAGGACATTCGGCGTCATTATAGCCAGGAAATGCGTGACAGAGCGCAGGCATTTTTTGGCCAGCGGCGGCAAAGCAACGGCGGCAATACGTTCAATCGCGATAAGGCTAAGGGACGCGGAGCGCAGCAGCAGGGGCGTGGCGGTGCTGCCTTTGGTGGGCGCATGGCGTTTTCCGACAGCCTGACGCGTTCGAATATGGTCAAAGGCCGCAATGCGCCAGCGCGTGAAACTGCAATCGTTTTGATGTTGCTCAATCACCCACGTCTTATCGAAGAAGATTTCGAGGCGATGTCGACGCTCGATTTTGAACACGATGCTTTGAGAGTGCTGCATTTCGCCATGCTTGATGTTTTGGCATCTGATCATGTTCAGGATGGCTTTGCCATGCGCAAAGCGCTGGTCGCCGCGGGACATGGTGAAGCGATTGAAAGTCTCGAAGCTATGGTTCGACGCACACGTGAATGGACTGCCACGGCACAGGCTGCTGAAGACGATGTGCGCGAAGCCTTAAAGCAGGCGCTTCACTTGCATCAGCGCGCACGCACCCTACATAGAGAGCTGCGCGCCGTTGAAGCATCGCTTGATACGGACGAAACGGGCGAAGTTTTTGCCCGGCTTATCGACATTCAAAAGCAGATTGCGC
- a CDS encoding Na/Pi cotransporter family protein — translation MNGSLVLLHLAGAVALLLWATRMVRTGVERAYGDRLRRRLRNQMQNPLLSIAFGLALAIALQSSTAVTLLVGSFVGSGIVGGVAGLMAVRGGELGSALVVKILSYDLTILVPLCLVSGTAIFMTTERRDWRQIGRILVGIGLLIMSLEMTGHATEPLRQSELLPVIVDYLSNDPVTAYLLAALMTWLFHSSIAAVILLTTFASRGLITPELAVVMVLGVNLGSSIIAPILTRQAPPETRVVPLGNLLMRGAGSLIMLILFETFKPSIAFLGGDPVSQVVNAHILFNLIIMLAGIPLSGLVLRATEALVHLNSDKNAPTQPLEVEEYSALDNAVLDRPSQALANATREVVGVCDTIEVMLRRIIDLYENPDQARIHELAALDDRVDKKHAAIKLYLTRLASKNLDEFEALRMQELMGACVKLEQVGDIIVRNMLAHVQKKMDHNLEFTEEGWKELSHFHAMVLANAHMAFNVIVSRDGHTARQLVQEKDNLRDLEKQTSMRHFSRLRDGSTRSIETSTIHLDTIRDLKQINSLLASMAYPVLEEQGLLGTTRLKTIKQSS, via the coding sequence GTGAACGGTTCTCTTGTCCTTTTGCATCTTGCTGGTGCTGTTGCTCTCCTTCTTTGGGCGACGCGCATGGTGCGAACAGGTGTGGAGCGTGCCTATGGTGATCGCTTGCGCCGTCGTTTGCGTAACCAGATGCAAAACCCGCTGCTCTCCATCGCCTTTGGTCTTGCGCTTGCAATTGCGCTGCAAAGCTCGACGGCAGTAACGCTTCTGGTCGGCTCCTTTGTCGGATCGGGCATTGTTGGCGGGGTCGCAGGCCTTATGGCTGTGCGCGGTGGCGAGCTTGGATCAGCGCTTGTTGTCAAAATTCTAAGCTATGACCTGACTATTCTGGTCCCGCTCTGCCTTGTATCGGGCACCGCCATTTTCATGACGACAGAACGACGCGATTGGCGACAGATCGGCCGCATTCTGGTCGGTATCGGCTTGCTCATCATGTCTCTGGAAATGACAGGCCACGCAACTGAGCCACTCCGCCAGAGCGAGCTGCTGCCAGTCATTGTTGATTATCTATCAAATGATCCGGTCACTGCCTATCTTCTGGCCGCGCTGATGACATGGCTGTTTCACTCAAGCATTGCCGCCGTCATTCTGCTCACCACCTTTGCTTCACGCGGACTAATCACACCAGAACTGGCCGTGGTTATGGTACTCGGCGTCAATCTCGGCTCGTCGATCATCGCACCAATTCTCACCCGTCAGGCACCGCCAGAAACGCGTGTCGTGCCGCTCGGCAATCTGCTGATGCGTGGCGCTGGCTCGCTTATCATGCTGATCCTGTTTGAGACATTCAAACCCTCGATTGCGTTCCTGGGCGGCGACCCCGTCTCGCAGGTGGTCAACGCGCATATTCTGTTCAACTTGATCATCATGCTCGCTGGCATTCCACTTTCTGGGCTGGTGCTGCGTGCGACTGAAGCATTGGTGCATCTCAACAGCGATAAAAATGCCCCAACGCAACCGCTTGAAGTCGAAGAATATAGTGCACTGGATAACGCGGTTCTCGACCGCCCTTCACAAGCGCTTGCAAATGCGACGCGTGAAGTTGTCGGCGTCTGTGACACGATTGAAGTCATGCTGCGACGCATTATCGACCTCTATGAAAACCCCGATCAGGCGCGCATCCATGAACTTGCAGCACTTGATGATCGCGTGGACAAGAAGCATGCTGCCATCAAGCTTTATCTGACAAGGCTTGCCAGCAAAAATCTCGATGAATTTGAGGCACTGCGTATGCAGGAATTGATGGGCGCGTGCGTAAAACTGGAACAGGTCGGCGACATCATCGTCCGCAACATGCTCGCGCATGTACAAAAGAAGATGGACCACAATCTCGAATTTACCGAGGAAGGCTGGAAAGAGCTGAGCCACTTCCACGCCATGGTACTTGCCAATGCGCATATGGCCTTTAACGTGATCGTTTCGCGTGACGGACATACGGCACGCCAGCTCGTGCAGGAAAAGGATAATCTGCGCGATCTGGAAAAACAGACGAGCATGCGCCACTTCTCGCGCCTTCGCGATGGTTCAACACGCAGCATCGAAACCAGTACGATCCACCTCGACACAATCCGCGATCTCAAGCAGATTAACTCGCTACTGGCTTCAATGGCCTATCCCGTTCTTGAAGAACAAGGATTGCTCGGCACCACACGCTTGAAAACGATCAAGCAAAGTTCATAA